One window of Mus caroli chromosome 11, CAROLI_EIJ_v1.1, whole genome shotgun sequence genomic DNA carries:
- the Rilp gene encoding rab-interacting lysosomal protein — protein sequence MEPRRAAPRLTSQASSVGAGSAAELVYHLAGALGSELQGLARRFGPDAAAGLVPLVVRALELLEKAAVGPAPDSLQVSAQQAEVELRRLREENQRLRQELGSGPQEERALLRQLKEVTDRQRDELRAHNRDLQRRSQETEALQEQLQRLLLINSELRHKLAAVQTQLRAAQDRERERQIAQDGSSQLAKEQSLEPDAATSDDPVDTQKQPGDLPEAVQCGFSREELKQILQERNELKANVFLLKEELAYFQRELLTDHRVPGLLLEAMKVAVKKQRRKIKAKMLGTPEEAESSDDEDGSWLLLSNDKEDVPLVPESRIQNFFGLWYRGETEAPEAETSNPASSSLQKGEETPQQPHPQPVNSPPAPNS from the exons atggaGCCCAGGAGGGCAGCGCCCAGGCTAACCAGTCAGGCCTCTTCAGTGGGCGCGGGGTCAGCCGCCGAGCTCGTATACCATCTAGCGGGGGCTCTGGGCTCTGAGCTACAGGGGCTGGCACGCCGCTTCGGACCCGACGCGGCGGCTGGGCTGGTGCCACTAGTCGTGCGGGCGCTGGAGCTCTTGGAAAAGGCCGCTGTGGGGCCGGCTCCGGACTCG CTGCAGGTGTCCGCACAGCAGGCAGAAGTGGAGCTGCGGCGGCTGCGCGAGGAGAACCAACGCCTCCGCCAGGAGCTAGGCTCCGGGCCGCAGG agGAGCGCGCGCTGCTCCGACAGCTCAAGGAGGTGACAGATAGACAGCGGGATGAGCTTCGGGCACACAACCGAGATCTGCAGCGCAGAAGCCAAGAGACCGAAGCG CTGCAGGAACAGCTACAGCGCCTCCTGCTGATCAACTCTGAGCTGCGGCACAAGCTGGCTGCAGTGCAGACCCAGTTGAGGGCCGCCCAGGACCGGGAGAGGGAGCGCCAGATAGCTCAGGATGGCTCCAGCCAGTTGGCTAAAGAACAGAGCTTGGAACCTGATGCGGCAACCTCAGATGACCCG GTGGATACTCAGAAGCAGCCAGGGGACCTTCCAGAAGCTGTCCAGTGTGGATTCAGCAGGGAAGAACTTAAGCAGATCCTTCAGGAGCGGAATGAGCTCAAAGCCAACGTGTTCTTGCTCAAGGAGGAGTTGGCGTACTTCCAGCG AGAGCTGCTCACAGATCACCGTGTTCCTGGGCTTCTGCTTGAAGCCATGAAGGTGGCAGTcaagaaacagaggaggaagatCAAGGCCAAGATGTTGGGGACACCcgaagaagcagagagcag TGATGATGAGGATGGCTCGTGGCTCCTGCTCTCAAACGACAAGGAAGATGTTCCCCTAGTTCCTGAGTCCAGAATCCAGAATTT CTTTGGCTTATGGTACCGGGGTGAAACTGAGGCCCCTGAAGCCGAGACCAGCAACCCAGCTTCCAGCAGCCTACAGAAAGGAGAAGAGACCCCACAGCAACCCCACCCGCAGCCTGTGAACAGccctccagcccccaactccTGA
- the Scarf1 gene encoding scavenger receptor class F member 1 isoform X2: MLAAMGLELVFSLLLFWAQGTQGSTLDPAGQHVCKGSSPSELQCCPGWRQKDQECTIPICEGPDACRKEEVCVKPGLCRCKPGFFGAQCSSRCPGQYWGHDCRETCPCHPRGQCEPATGDCQCQPNYWGRLCEFPCTCGPHGQCDPKTGLCHCDPGWWSPTCRRSCQCNPAARCDQATGACVCPPGWWGRRCSFSCNCHTSPCMQDSGRCVCLPGWWGPECSRKCQCVRGQCSVTSGHCSCPPGFHGIRCELPCNPGHYGAQCKESCGHCEPNATCSPVTGNCESCKPGWNGTQCKQPCPAGTFGERCTGQCPRCRLGEPCQAETGHCQHCDPGWLGHRCENPCPLGTFGKGCSSTCPACVQGTCDAVTGECVCSAGYWGTSCNSSCPSGFHGNNCSIPCQCPEGLCHPVSGTCQLGRHGKNALIVGILVPLLLLLMGIVCCAYCCSGTRLDPKDRPERNGAAFFRMKQQVWGALTNLGSALPCGSLSNYKLPWVTASLSPPLPAGPLTTPSLLILTLEKRMKLMPTPCHLEKGRSLWPKKSRQKLAFLEAPSLPLRMPPHHSPFHVPPAWLGPRGHPSPLLKARSLHHRMAEALGISPAPYENPRDSPEVLSPILKGRRRRSLQAQSK, translated from the exons ATGCTGGCCGCCATGGGACTAGAGCTGGTGTTCTCACTGTTGCTGTTCTGGGCTCAGGGGACCCAGGGATCCACGCTAGACCCAGCTGGTCAGCACGTCTGTAAAGGCAGCAG CCCCTCTGAACTCCAGTGTTGTCCCggctggaggcagaaagatcaagaatGCACCATCC CCATCTGTGAGGGGCCTGATGCCTGCAGGAAAGAAGAGGTGTGCGTGAAGCCGGGCCTCTGTCGGTGTAAACCTGGATTCTTCGGAGCCCAGTGCAGCTCCC GCTGTCCAGGACAGTACTGGGGCCACGACTGTCGTGAGACCTGCCCCTGTCATCCACGTGGCCAGTGCGAACCGGCCACGGGTGATTGCCAATGCCAGCCCAACTATTGGGGCAGGCTCTGTGAGTTCCCCTGCACCTGCGGCCCCCACGGACAGTGCGACCCAAAGACGGGCTTGTGCCACTGTGACCCTGGCTGGTGGTCACCCACGTGTCGTCGCTCATGCCAGTGCAACCCAGCCGCACGCTGTGACCAGGCCACTGGAGCCTGTGTATGCCCGCCGGGCTGGTGGGGCCGTCGCTGCAGCTTCAGTTGCAACTGCCACACCTCGCCCTGCATGCAGGACTCCGGCCGCTGCGTCTGCCTGCCGGGCTGGTGGGGTCCAGAGTGCAGTCGTAAGTGCCAGTGTGTGCGAGGCCAATGCAGCGTTACTTCTGGCCACTGTTCCTGCCCTCCTGGCTTCCATGGAATCCGCTGTGAGCTGCCTTGCAACCCTGGCCACTATGGGGCGCAGTGCAAAGAAAG CTGTGGCCACTGTGAGCCGAATGCCACATGCTCTCCAGTCACCGGCAACTGTGAGTCCTGCAAGCCAGGCTGGAACGGGACTCAGTGCAAGCAGCCATGTCCTGCAGGCACCTTTGGTGAGAGGTGCACTGGGCAGTGCCCCCGCTGCCGGCTTGGGGAGCCCTGTCAAGCAGAAACTGGGCACTGCCAGCACTGCGACCCCGGTTGGCTGGGGCACAG GTGTGAGAACCCTTGTCCCCTTGGTACCTTTGGAAAGGGTTGCAGCTCTACCTGCCCTGCCTGTGTTCAGGGGACTTGCGATGCGGTGACTGGGGAATGTGTCTGCAGTGCTGGCTACTGGGGGACCAG CTGCAACAGTTCCTGCCCATCTGGCTTCCATGGAAACAACTGCTCTATCCCCTGCCAATGCCCAGAGGGGCTCTGCCACCCTGTGTCTGGGACCTGCCAGCTGG GCCGTCATGGTAAGAACGCCCTCATTGTGGGCATCCTGGTacctctgctgctgctcctcaTGGGCATTGTCTGCTGTGCCTACTGCTGCTCAGGAACCCGACTGGACCCCAAGGACAG GCCTGAGAGAAATGGGGCTGCCTTTTTCAGAATGAAGCAGCAGGTATGGGGGGCCCTCACCAACCTAGGCTCGGCACTGCCCTGTGGCTCCCTCAGTAACTACAAGCTACCCTGGGTGACAG CTTCATTGAGCCCCCCTCTGCCGGCTGGGCCTCTGACGACTCCTTCTCTTCTGATCCTGACTCTGGAGAAGAGGATGAAGCTCATGCCTACTCCGTGCCACCTCGAGAAG GGAAGGTCCCTATGGCCCAAGAAGAGTCGCCAGAAGCTAGCCTTCCTGGaggctccttccctccccctgagGATGCCTCCACACCATTCCCCATTCCACGTACCTCCAGCCTGGCTAGGGCCAAGAGGCCATCCGTCTCCTTTGCTGAAGGCACGAAGTTTGCACCACAGAATGGCCGAAGCTCTGgggatctctccagccccatacgaAAACCCAAGAGACTCTCCAGAGGTGCTCAGCCCCATCCTGAAGGGCAGGAGGCGGAGGAGTCTACAGGCCCAGAGCAAGTGA
- the Scarf1 gene encoding scavenger receptor class F member 1 isoform X1, whose translation MLAAMGLELVFSLLLFWAQGTQGSTLDPAGQHVCKGSSPSELQCCPGWRQKDQECTIPICEGPDACRKEEVCVKPGLCRCKPGFFGAQCSSRCPGQYWGHDCRETCPCHPRGQCEPATGDCQCQPNYWGRLCEFPCTCGPHGQCDPKTGLCHCDPGWWSPTCRRSCQCNPAARCDQATGACVCPPGWWGRRCSFSCNCHTSPCMQDSGRCVCLPGWWGPECSRKCQCVRGQCSVTSGHCSCPPGFHGIRCELPCNPGHYGAQCKESCGHCEPNATCSPVTGNCESCKPGWNGTQCKQPCPAGTFGERCTGQCPRCRLGEPCQAETGHCQHCDPGWLGHRCENPCPLGTFGKGCSSTCPACVQGTCDAVTGECVCSAGYWGTSCNSSCPSGFHGNNCSIPCQCPEGLCHPVSGTCQLGRHGKNALIVGILVPLLLLLMGIVCCAYCCSGTRLDPKDRPERNGAAFFRMKQQVWGALTNLGSALPCGSLSNYKLPWVTVSHHDPEVPFNHSFIEPPSAGWASDDSFSSDPDSGEEDEAHAYSVPPREGKVPMAQEESPEASLPGGSFPPPEDASTPFPIPRTSSLARAKRPSVSFAEGTKFAPQNGRSSGDLSSPIRKPKRLSRGAQPHPEGQEAEESTGPEQVNTEEDALTAASSGDPATSHGQLPPGSQTVAECAETTDGGIQDSSGSVATIYMLAGTPQKPEGPVWSVFRRLGNYQKDQAAPKVKSAIPKPLRRSLGRNQASTGSAPDAVLSGVMESTAVRPEETPRGLGDGIESSGTVQEPDAGGSSQKQAEEKEQEEPLYENVVPMSVLPQH comes from the exons ATGCTGGCCGCCATGGGACTAGAGCTGGTGTTCTCACTGTTGCTGTTCTGGGCTCAGGGGACCCAGGGATCCACGCTAGACCCAGCTGGTCAGCACGTCTGTAAAGGCAGCAG CCCCTCTGAACTCCAGTGTTGTCCCggctggaggcagaaagatcaagaatGCACCATCC CCATCTGTGAGGGGCCTGATGCCTGCAGGAAAGAAGAGGTGTGCGTGAAGCCGGGCCTCTGTCGGTGTAAACCTGGATTCTTCGGAGCCCAGTGCAGCTCCC GCTGTCCAGGACAGTACTGGGGCCACGACTGTCGTGAGACCTGCCCCTGTCATCCACGTGGCCAGTGCGAACCGGCCACGGGTGATTGCCAATGCCAGCCCAACTATTGGGGCAGGCTCTGTGAGTTCCCCTGCACCTGCGGCCCCCACGGACAGTGCGACCCAAAGACGGGCTTGTGCCACTGTGACCCTGGCTGGTGGTCACCCACGTGTCGTCGCTCATGCCAGTGCAACCCAGCCGCACGCTGTGACCAGGCCACTGGAGCCTGTGTATGCCCGCCGGGCTGGTGGGGCCGTCGCTGCAGCTTCAGTTGCAACTGCCACACCTCGCCCTGCATGCAGGACTCCGGCCGCTGCGTCTGCCTGCCGGGCTGGTGGGGTCCAGAGTGCAGTCGTAAGTGCCAGTGTGTGCGAGGCCAATGCAGCGTTACTTCTGGCCACTGTTCCTGCCCTCCTGGCTTCCATGGAATCCGCTGTGAGCTGCCTTGCAACCCTGGCCACTATGGGGCGCAGTGCAAAGAAAG CTGTGGCCACTGTGAGCCGAATGCCACATGCTCTCCAGTCACCGGCAACTGTGAGTCCTGCAAGCCAGGCTGGAACGGGACTCAGTGCAAGCAGCCATGTCCTGCAGGCACCTTTGGTGAGAGGTGCACTGGGCAGTGCCCCCGCTGCCGGCTTGGGGAGCCCTGTCAAGCAGAAACTGGGCACTGCCAGCACTGCGACCCCGGTTGGCTGGGGCACAG GTGTGAGAACCCTTGTCCCCTTGGTACCTTTGGAAAGGGTTGCAGCTCTACCTGCCCTGCCTGTGTTCAGGGGACTTGCGATGCGGTGACTGGGGAATGTGTCTGCAGTGCTGGCTACTGGGGGACCAG CTGCAACAGTTCCTGCCCATCTGGCTTCCATGGAAACAACTGCTCTATCCCCTGCCAATGCCCAGAGGGGCTCTGCCACCCTGTGTCTGGGACCTGCCAGCTGG GCCGTCATGGTAAGAACGCCCTCATTGTGGGCATCCTGGTacctctgctgctgctcctcaTGGGCATTGTCTGCTGTGCCTACTGCTGCTCAGGAACCCGACTGGACCCCAAGGACAG GCCTGAGAGAAATGGGGCTGCCTTTTTCAGAATGAAGCAGCAGGTATGGGGGGCCCTCACCAACCTAGGCTCGGCACTGCCCTGTGGCTCCCTCAGTAACTACAAGCTACCCTGGGTGACAG TTTCTCATCACGATCCGGAGGTCCCCTTCAACCACAGCTTCATTGAGCCCCCCTCTGCCGGCTGGGCCTCTGACGACTCCTTCTCTTCTGATCCTGACTCTGGAGAAGAGGATGAAGCTCATGCCTACTCCGTGCCACCTCGAGAAG GGAAGGTCCCTATGGCCCAAGAAGAGTCGCCAGAAGCTAGCCTTCCTGGaggctccttccctccccctgagGATGCCTCCACACCATTCCCCATTCCACGTACCTCCAGCCTGGCTAGGGCCAAGAGGCCATCCGTCTCCTTTGCTGAAGGCACGAAGTTTGCACCACAGAATGGCCGAAGCTCTGgggatctctccagccccatacgaAAACCCAAGAGACTCTCCAGAGGTGCTCAGCCCCATCCTGAAGGGCAGGAGGCGGAGGAGTCTACAGGCCCAGAGCAAGTGAACACAGAGGAGGATGCTCTTACAGCCGCAAGCTCTGGAGATCCTGCCACTAGTCACGGCCAACTTCCACCTGGTAGCCAGACGGTAGCTGAGTGTGCGGAGACCACCGATGGAGGCATCCAGGACAGCTCGGGATCTGTGGCCACTATCTATATGCTGGCAGGGACACCCCAGAAACCTGAGGGTCCTGTCTGGTCTGTCTTTCGTCGTTTGGGAAACTACCAGAAAGATCAGGCAGCTCCCAAAGTAAAGAGTGCTATCCCTAAGCCTTTGCGCCGATCTCTGGGTCGGAACCAGGCTAGCACTGGCTCAGCTCCAGATGCCGTGCTCTCCGGGGTTATGGAGTCCACCGCAGTTAGGCCAGAGGAAACACCCAGAGGTCTGGGAGATGGCATTGAGAGCTCAGGGACTGTCCAAGAGCCAGACGCTGGAGGCAGTTCCCAGAAGCAGGCCgaagagaaggagcaagaggagcCCCTGTATGAGAATGTCGTGCCCATGTCCGTGCTGCCACAGCACTGA